Proteins encoded together in one Anopheles darlingi chromosome 3, idAnoDarlMG_H_01, whole genome shotgun sequence window:
- the LOC125955928 gene encoding cholinephosphotransferase 1 isoform X4, translating to MYFYKQRLLHATQLKKLGDHKYSCTNVSLMDPFLQPWWCWLVSKVPMWLAPNLITIVGLIINIITTLILIYHSPNGREEPPRWASALCAAGLFIYQSLDAIDGKQARRTNSSSPLGELFDHGCDSISTVFVALSACISVQLGFYPRWMFFQCFCAMTLFYCAHWQTYVSGTLRFGKIDVTEAQCTIIGIHLISAIFGPSIWMTKLPLMGGLDIKTVPLYFAVFVFGLLAYQNASVIFTGGVGKNGSTVAGTSVLSPIIPFLFVVVPAYVISQKSTEQLYENHPALYIMAFGMITAKVTNRLVVAHMTKSEMEYLDMGLIGPMCLFLNQYFNCFLPEYYVLWACLLWCTFDLIRYCGQICLEICDYLKIELFRIPYPPKPIMTSQEVNEQQQSTINNNSRSSYPTTPERHLTVPHGLTQRSVSEDSASPRVTPSSSPRRPHRV from the exons ATGTATTTCTACAAACAAAGACTGCTGCACGCGACGCAGCTAAAGAAGCTGGGCGATCACAAGTATTCCTGCACCAACGTGAGCCTGATGGATCCGTTCCTGCaaccgtggtggtgctggctggtaTCGAAGGTACCGATGTGGTTGGCACCGAATCTCATCACGATAGTCGGGctgatcatcaacatcatcaccacgctCATACTGATCTA CCACAGTCCAAATGGGCGGGAAGAACCACCAAGGTGGGCCTCGGCCCTCTGTGCCGCCGGACTGTTCATCTACCAAAGCTTGGACGCGATCGATGGCAAGCAGGCACGGCGTACCAACTCTTCATCACCGCTCGGGGAGCTCTTCGATCACGGGTGCGATTCCATCTCGACCGTGTTCGTCGCACTGTCCGCCTGCATCTCCGTCCAGCTCGGTTTCTATCCGCGCTGGATGTTTTTCCAGTGTTTCTGCGCGATGACACTGTTCTACTGTGCACACTGGCAAACGTACGTATCCGGTACGTTGCGGTTCGGTAAAATCGACGTCACCGAGGCACAGTGCACGATCATCGGCATACATCTCATATCGGCCATCTTTGGTCCATCGATCTGGATGACGAAA CTACCTTTGATGGGAGGCCTTGACATAAAGACGGTGCCACTGTACTTTGCCGTGTTTGTGTTCGGATTGCTAGCGTATCAGAACGCATCCGTTATCTTTACCGGTGGCGTGGGCAAGAATGGATCAACTGTCGCT GGTACGAGCGTACTGTCGCCGATCATCCCGTTCCTGTTTGTGGTGGTACCGGCGTACGTCATCTCGCAGAAATCAACGGAGCAACTCTACGAGAATCATCCGGCCTTGTATATCATGGCGTTCGGGATGATTACAGCCAAAGTTACCAACCGGTTGGTG GTTGCCCACATGACCAAGAGCGAGATGGAATACCTGGACATGGGACTGATTGGTCCGATGTGCCTGTTCCTGAACCAGTACTTCAACTGCTTCCTACCGGAATACTATGTTCTGTGGGCCTGTTTACTCTGGTGCACTTTCGATCTGATACGGTACTGTGGTCAG ATTTGCCTGGAGATTTGTGACTATCTGAAGATCGAACTGTTCCGGATCCCCTACCCACCGAAACCCATCATGACATCACAAG AGGTCaacgaacagcaacagtcGACGATCAATAACAACAGTCGGAGCTCCTATCCAACGACTCCCGAGCGCCATTTGACCGTTCCACACGGTCTTACACaacgttcggtttcggaggaTAGCGCCAGCCCGAGGGTTACACCATCGTCCTCACCCCGGCGGCCGCATCGTGTCTAG
- the LOC125955928 gene encoding cholinephosphotransferase 1 isoform X5, with product MYFYKQRLLHATQLKKLGDHKYSCTNVSLMDPFLQPWWCWLVSKVPMWLAPNLITIVGLIINIITTLILIYHSPNGREEPPRWASALCAAGLFIYQSLDAIDGKQARRTNSSSPLGELFDHGCDSISTVFVALSACISVQLGFYPRWMFFQCFCAMTLFYCAHWQTYVSGTLRFGKIDVTEAQCTIIGIHLISAIFGPSIWMTKIFGQLELWCSMAIMTIICGGWSLLHFGAVIRAGGVGKNGSTVALPLMGGLDIKTVPLYFAVFVFGLLAYQNASVIFTGGVGKNGSTVAGTSVLSPIIPFLFVVVPAYVISQKSTEQLYENHPALYIMAFGMITAKVTNRLVVAHMTKSEMEYLDMGLIGPMCLFLNQYFNCFLPEYYVLWACLLWCTFDLIRYCGQICLEICDYLKIELFRIPYPPKPIMTSQGTNPPHHHHHHHSHDNKNGTHSLTVNNNHNNLPHQQQQQQQQQQHQQSVSRKQTRANKVNEQQQSTINNNSRSSYPTTPERHLTVPHGLTQRSVSEDSASPRVTPSSSPRRPHRV from the exons ATGTATTTCTACAAACAAAGACTGCTGCACGCGACGCAGCTAAAGAAGCTGGGCGATCACAAGTATTCCTGCACCAACGTGAGCCTGATGGATCCGTTCCTGCaaccgtggtggtgctggctggtaTCGAAGGTACCGATGTGGTTGGCACCGAATCTCATCACGATAGTCGGGctgatcatcaacatcatcaccacgctCATACTGATCTA CCACAGTCCAAATGGGCGGGAAGAACCACCAAGGTGGGCCTCGGCCCTCTGTGCCGCCGGACTGTTCATCTACCAAAGCTTGGACGCGATCGATGGCAAGCAGGCACGGCGTACCAACTCTTCATCACCGCTCGGGGAGCTCTTCGATCACGGGTGCGATTCCATCTCGACCGTGTTCGTCGCACTGTCCGCCTGCATCTCCGTCCAGCTCGGTTTCTATCCGCGCTGGATGTTTTTCCAGTGTTTCTGCGCGATGACACTGTTCTACTGTGCACACTGGCAAACGTACGTATCCGGTACGTTGCGGTTCGGTAAAATCGACGTCACCGAGGCACAGTGCACGATCATCGGCATACATCTCATATCGGCCATCTTTGGTCCATCGATCTGGATGACGAAA ATCTTCGGACAGCTAGAACTGTGGTGTTCGATGGCCATAATGACCATCATTTGCGGAGGCTGGTCACTGCTGCACTTCGGTGCAGTGATACGGGCCGGCGGTGTTGGTAAAAATGGATCGACGGTCGCC CTACCTTTGATGGGAGGCCTTGACATAAAGACGGTGCCACTGTACTTTGCCGTGTTTGTGTTCGGATTGCTAGCGTATCAGAACGCATCCGTTATCTTTACCGGTGGCGTGGGCAAGAATGGATCAACTGTCGCT GGTACGAGCGTACTGTCGCCGATCATCCCGTTCCTGTTTGTGGTGGTACCGGCGTACGTCATCTCGCAGAAATCAACGGAGCAACTCTACGAGAATCATCCGGCCTTGTATATCATGGCGTTCGGGATGATTACAGCCAAAGTTACCAACCGGTTGGTG GTTGCCCACATGACCAAGAGCGAGATGGAATACCTGGACATGGGACTGATTGGTCCGATGTGCCTGTTCCTGAACCAGTACTTCAACTGCTTCCTACCGGAATACTATGTTCTGTGGGCCTGTTTACTCTGGTGCACTTTCGATCTGATACGGTACTGTGGTCAG ATTTGCCTGGAGATTTGTGACTATCTGAAGATCGAACTGTTCCGGATCCCCTACCCACCGAAACCCATCATGACATCACAAGGTACGAACCctccacatcatcaccaccatcaccatagTCACGATAACAAAAATGGTACGCATAGCCTAACCGTGAataacaaccacaacaacctgccacaccagcagcagcagcagcaacagcaacaacagcatcagcaatccGTCAGCAGAAAGCAAACTCGCGCAAACA AGGTCaacgaacagcaacagtcGACGATCAATAACAACAGTCGGAGCTCCTATCCAACGACTCCCGAGCGCCATTTGACCGTTCCACACGGTCTTACACaacgttcggtttcggaggaTAGCGCCAGCCCGAGGGTTACACCATCGTCCTCACCCCGGCGGCCGCATCGTGTCTAG
- the LOC125955928 gene encoding cholinephosphotransferase 1 isoform X6, giving the protein MYFYKQRLLHATQLKKLGDHKYSCTNVSLMDPFLQPWWCWLVSKVPMWLAPNLITIVGLIINIITTLILIYHSPNGREEPPRWASALCAAGLFIYQSLDAIDGKQARRTNSSSPLGELFDHGCDSISTVFVALSACISVQLGFYPRWMFFQCFCAMTLFYCAHWQTYVSGTLRFGKIDVTEAQCTIIGIHLISAIFGPSIWMTKIFGQLELWCSMAIMTIICGGWSLLHFGAVIRAGGVGKNGSTVRLIGGTCNYGVCGVFTFGFVQMLISFCQTFRAGGVGKNGSTVAGTSVLSPIIPFLFVVVPAYVISQKSTEQLYENHPALYIMAFGMITAKVTNRLVVAHMTKSEMEYLDMGLIGPMCLFLNQYFNCFLPEYYVLWACLLWCTFDLIRYCGQICLEICDYLKIELFRIPYPPKPIMTSQGTNPPHHHHHHHSHDNKNGTHSLTVNNNHNNLPHQQQQQQQQQQHQQSVSRKQTRANSRKHATHQ; this is encoded by the exons ATGTATTTCTACAAACAAAGACTGCTGCACGCGACGCAGCTAAAGAAGCTGGGCGATCACAAGTATTCCTGCACCAACGTGAGCCTGATGGATCCGTTCCTGCaaccgtggtggtgctggctggtaTCGAAGGTACCGATGTGGTTGGCACCGAATCTCATCACGATAGTCGGGctgatcatcaacatcatcaccacgctCATACTGATCTA CCACAGTCCAAATGGGCGGGAAGAACCACCAAGGTGGGCCTCGGCCCTCTGTGCCGCCGGACTGTTCATCTACCAAAGCTTGGACGCGATCGATGGCAAGCAGGCACGGCGTACCAACTCTTCATCACCGCTCGGGGAGCTCTTCGATCACGGGTGCGATTCCATCTCGACCGTGTTCGTCGCACTGTCCGCCTGCATCTCCGTCCAGCTCGGTTTCTATCCGCGCTGGATGTTTTTCCAGTGTTTCTGCGCGATGACACTGTTCTACTGTGCACACTGGCAAACGTACGTATCCGGTACGTTGCGGTTCGGTAAAATCGACGTCACCGAGGCACAGTGCACGATCATCGGCATACATCTCATATCGGCCATCTTTGGTCCATCGATCTGGATGACGAAA ATCTTCGGACAGCTAGAACTGTGGTGTTCGATGGCCATAATGACCATCATTTGCGGAGGCTGGTCACTGCTGCACTTCGGTGCAGTGATACGGGCCGGCGGTGTTGGTAAAAATGGATCGACG GTTCGGCTGATCGGAGGCACCTGCAACTATGGCGTCTGTGGCGTCTTTACGTTTGGTTTCGTGCAAATGTTGATCTCCTTCTGCCAAACGTTCCGGGCCGGCGGGGTCGGCAAGAATGGTTCAACCGTTGCT GGTACGAGCGTACTGTCGCCGATCATCCCGTTCCTGTTTGTGGTGGTACCGGCGTACGTCATCTCGCAGAAATCAACGGAGCAACTCTACGAGAATCATCCGGCCTTGTATATCATGGCGTTCGGGATGATTACAGCCAAAGTTACCAACCGGTTGGTG GTTGCCCACATGACCAAGAGCGAGATGGAATACCTGGACATGGGACTGATTGGTCCGATGTGCCTGTTCCTGAACCAGTACTTCAACTGCTTCCTACCGGAATACTATGTTCTGTGGGCCTGTTTACTCTGGTGCACTTTCGATCTGATACGGTACTGTGGTCAG ATTTGCCTGGAGATTTGTGACTATCTGAAGATCGAACTGTTCCGGATCCCCTACCCACCGAAACCCATCATGACATCACAAGGTACGAACCctccacatcatcaccaccatcaccatagTCACGATAACAAAAATGGTACGCATAGCCTAACCGTGAataacaaccacaacaacctgccacaccagcagcagcagcagcaacagcaacaacagcatcagcaatccGTCAGCAGAAAGCAAACTCGCGCAAACAGTAGAAAACATGCTACTCACCAATGA
- the LOC125955928 gene encoding cholinephosphotransferase 1 isoform X2, whose product MYFYKQRLLHATQLKKLGDHKYSCTNVSLMDPFLQPWWCWLVSKVPMWLAPNLITIVGLIINIITTLILIYHSPNGREEPPRWASALCAAGLFIYQSLDAIDGKQARRTNSSSPLGELFDHGCDSISTVFVALSACISVQLGFYPRWMFFQCFCAMTLFYCAHWQTYVSGTLRFGKIDVTEAQCTIIGIHLISAIFGPSIWMTKVRLIGGTCNYGVCGVFTFGFVQMLISFCQTFRAGGVGKNGSTVAGTSVLSPIIPFLFVVVPAYVISQKSTEQLYENHPALYIMAFGMITAKVTNRLVVAHMTKSEMEYLDMGLIGPMCLFLNQYFNCFLPEYYVLWACLLWCTFDLIRYCGQICLEICDYLKIELFRIPYPPKPIMTSQGTNPPHHHHHHHSHDNKNGTHSLTVNNNHNNLPHQQQQQQQQQQHQQSVSRKQTRANSRKHATHQ is encoded by the exons ATGTATTTCTACAAACAAAGACTGCTGCACGCGACGCAGCTAAAGAAGCTGGGCGATCACAAGTATTCCTGCACCAACGTGAGCCTGATGGATCCGTTCCTGCaaccgtggtggtgctggctggtaTCGAAGGTACCGATGTGGTTGGCACCGAATCTCATCACGATAGTCGGGctgatcatcaacatcatcaccacgctCATACTGATCTA CCACAGTCCAAATGGGCGGGAAGAACCACCAAGGTGGGCCTCGGCCCTCTGTGCCGCCGGACTGTTCATCTACCAAAGCTTGGACGCGATCGATGGCAAGCAGGCACGGCGTACCAACTCTTCATCACCGCTCGGGGAGCTCTTCGATCACGGGTGCGATTCCATCTCGACCGTGTTCGTCGCACTGTCCGCCTGCATCTCCGTCCAGCTCGGTTTCTATCCGCGCTGGATGTTTTTCCAGTGTTTCTGCGCGATGACACTGTTCTACTGTGCACACTGGCAAACGTACGTATCCGGTACGTTGCGGTTCGGTAAAATCGACGTCACCGAGGCACAGTGCACGATCATCGGCATACATCTCATATCGGCCATCTTTGGTCCATCGATCTGGATGACGAAA GTTCGGCTGATCGGAGGCACCTGCAACTATGGCGTCTGTGGCGTCTTTACGTTTGGTTTCGTGCAAATGTTGATCTCCTTCTGCCAAACGTTCCGGGCCGGCGGGGTCGGCAAGAATGGTTCAACCGTTGCT GGTACGAGCGTACTGTCGCCGATCATCCCGTTCCTGTTTGTGGTGGTACCGGCGTACGTCATCTCGCAGAAATCAACGGAGCAACTCTACGAGAATCATCCGGCCTTGTATATCATGGCGTTCGGGATGATTACAGCCAAAGTTACCAACCGGTTGGTG GTTGCCCACATGACCAAGAGCGAGATGGAATACCTGGACATGGGACTGATTGGTCCGATGTGCCTGTTCCTGAACCAGTACTTCAACTGCTTCCTACCGGAATACTATGTTCTGTGGGCCTGTTTACTCTGGTGCACTTTCGATCTGATACGGTACTGTGGTCAG ATTTGCCTGGAGATTTGTGACTATCTGAAGATCGAACTGTTCCGGATCCCCTACCCACCGAAACCCATCATGACATCACAAGGTACGAACCctccacatcatcaccaccatcaccatagTCACGATAACAAAAATGGTACGCATAGCCTAACCGTGAataacaaccacaacaacctgccacaccagcagcagcagcagcaacagcaacaacagcatcagcaatccGTCAGCAGAAAGCAAACTCGCGCAAACAGTAGAAAACATGCTACTCACCAATGA
- the LOC125955928 gene encoding cholinephosphotransferase 1 isoform X1 — MYFYKQRLLHATQLKKLGDHKYSCTNVSLMDPFLQPWWCWLVSKVPMWLAPNLITIVGLIINIITTLILIYHSPNGREEPPRWASALCAAGLFIYQSLDAIDGKQARRTNSSSPLGELFDHGCDSISTVFVALSACISVQLGFYPRWMFFQCFCAMTLFYCAHWQTYVSGTLRFGKIDVTEAQCTIIGIHLISAIFGPSIWMTKLPLMGGLDIKTVPLYFAVFVFGLLAYQNASVIFTGGVGKNGSTVAGTSVLSPIIPFLFVVVPAYVISQKSTEQLYENHPALYIMAFGMITAKVTNRLVVAHMTKSEMEYLDMGLIGPMCLFLNQYFNCFLPEYYVLWACLLWCTFDLIRYCGQICLEICDYLKIELFRIPYPPKPIMTSQGTNPPHHHHHHHSHDNKNGTHSLTVNNNHNNLPHQQQQQQQQQQHQQSVSRKQTRANSRKHATHQ; from the exons ATGTATTTCTACAAACAAAGACTGCTGCACGCGACGCAGCTAAAGAAGCTGGGCGATCACAAGTATTCCTGCACCAACGTGAGCCTGATGGATCCGTTCCTGCaaccgtggtggtgctggctggtaTCGAAGGTACCGATGTGGTTGGCACCGAATCTCATCACGATAGTCGGGctgatcatcaacatcatcaccacgctCATACTGATCTA CCACAGTCCAAATGGGCGGGAAGAACCACCAAGGTGGGCCTCGGCCCTCTGTGCCGCCGGACTGTTCATCTACCAAAGCTTGGACGCGATCGATGGCAAGCAGGCACGGCGTACCAACTCTTCATCACCGCTCGGGGAGCTCTTCGATCACGGGTGCGATTCCATCTCGACCGTGTTCGTCGCACTGTCCGCCTGCATCTCCGTCCAGCTCGGTTTCTATCCGCGCTGGATGTTTTTCCAGTGTTTCTGCGCGATGACACTGTTCTACTGTGCACACTGGCAAACGTACGTATCCGGTACGTTGCGGTTCGGTAAAATCGACGTCACCGAGGCACAGTGCACGATCATCGGCATACATCTCATATCGGCCATCTTTGGTCCATCGATCTGGATGACGAAA CTACCTTTGATGGGAGGCCTTGACATAAAGACGGTGCCACTGTACTTTGCCGTGTTTGTGTTCGGATTGCTAGCGTATCAGAACGCATCCGTTATCTTTACCGGTGGCGTGGGCAAGAATGGATCAACTGTCGCT GGTACGAGCGTACTGTCGCCGATCATCCCGTTCCTGTTTGTGGTGGTACCGGCGTACGTCATCTCGCAGAAATCAACGGAGCAACTCTACGAGAATCATCCGGCCTTGTATATCATGGCGTTCGGGATGATTACAGCCAAAGTTACCAACCGGTTGGTG GTTGCCCACATGACCAAGAGCGAGATGGAATACCTGGACATGGGACTGATTGGTCCGATGTGCCTGTTCCTGAACCAGTACTTCAACTGCTTCCTACCGGAATACTATGTTCTGTGGGCCTGTTTACTCTGGTGCACTTTCGATCTGATACGGTACTGTGGTCAG ATTTGCCTGGAGATTTGTGACTATCTGAAGATCGAACTGTTCCGGATCCCCTACCCACCGAAACCCATCATGACATCACAAGGTACGAACCctccacatcatcaccaccatcaccatagTCACGATAACAAAAATGGTACGCATAGCCTAACCGTGAataacaaccacaacaacctgccacaccagcagcagcagcagcaacagcaacaacagcatcagcaatccGTCAGCAGAAAGCAAACTCGCGCAAACAGTAGAAAACATGCTACTCACCAATGA
- the LOC125955928 gene encoding cholinephosphotransferase 1 isoform X3, with translation MYFYKQRLLHATQLKKLGDHKYSCTNVSLMDPFLQPWWCWLVSKVPMWLAPNLITIVGLIINIITTLILIYHSPNGREEPPRWASALCAAGLFIYQSLDAIDGKQARRTNSSSPLGELFDHGCDSISTVFVALSACISVQLGFYPRWMFFQCFCAMTLFYCAHWQTYVSGTLRFGKIDVTEAQCTIIGIHLISAIFGPSIWMTKIFGQLELWCSMAIMTIICGGWSLLHFGAVIRAGGVGKNGSTVAGTSVLSPIIPFLFVVVPAYVISQKSTEQLYENHPALYIMAFGMITAKVTNRLVVAHMTKSEMEYLDMGLIGPMCLFLNQYFNCFLPEYYVLWACLLWCTFDLIRYCGQICLEICDYLKIELFRIPYPPKPIMTSQGTNPPHHHHHHHSHDNKNGTHSLTVNNNHNNLPHQQQQQQQQQQHQQSVSRKQTRANSRKHATHQ, from the exons ATGTATTTCTACAAACAAAGACTGCTGCACGCGACGCAGCTAAAGAAGCTGGGCGATCACAAGTATTCCTGCACCAACGTGAGCCTGATGGATCCGTTCCTGCaaccgtggtggtgctggctggtaTCGAAGGTACCGATGTGGTTGGCACCGAATCTCATCACGATAGTCGGGctgatcatcaacatcatcaccacgctCATACTGATCTA CCACAGTCCAAATGGGCGGGAAGAACCACCAAGGTGGGCCTCGGCCCTCTGTGCCGCCGGACTGTTCATCTACCAAAGCTTGGACGCGATCGATGGCAAGCAGGCACGGCGTACCAACTCTTCATCACCGCTCGGGGAGCTCTTCGATCACGGGTGCGATTCCATCTCGACCGTGTTCGTCGCACTGTCCGCCTGCATCTCCGTCCAGCTCGGTTTCTATCCGCGCTGGATGTTTTTCCAGTGTTTCTGCGCGATGACACTGTTCTACTGTGCACACTGGCAAACGTACGTATCCGGTACGTTGCGGTTCGGTAAAATCGACGTCACCGAGGCACAGTGCACGATCATCGGCATACATCTCATATCGGCCATCTTTGGTCCATCGATCTGGATGACGAAA ATCTTCGGACAGCTAGAACTGTGGTGTTCGATGGCCATAATGACCATCATTTGCGGAGGCTGGTCACTGCTGCACTTCGGTGCAGTGATACGGGCCGGCGGTGTTGGTAAAAATGGATCGACGGTCGCC GGTACGAGCGTACTGTCGCCGATCATCCCGTTCCTGTTTGTGGTGGTACCGGCGTACGTCATCTCGCAGAAATCAACGGAGCAACTCTACGAGAATCATCCGGCCTTGTATATCATGGCGTTCGGGATGATTACAGCCAAAGTTACCAACCGGTTGGTG GTTGCCCACATGACCAAGAGCGAGATGGAATACCTGGACATGGGACTGATTGGTCCGATGTGCCTGTTCCTGAACCAGTACTTCAACTGCTTCCTACCGGAATACTATGTTCTGTGGGCCTGTTTACTCTGGTGCACTTTCGATCTGATACGGTACTGTGGTCAG ATTTGCCTGGAGATTTGTGACTATCTGAAGATCGAACTGTTCCGGATCCCCTACCCACCGAAACCCATCATGACATCACAAGGTACGAACCctccacatcatcaccaccatcaccatagTCACGATAACAAAAATGGTACGCATAGCCTAACCGTGAataacaaccacaacaacctgccacaccagcagcagcagcagcaacagcaacaacagcatcagcaatccGTCAGCAGAAAGCAAACTCGCGCAAACAGTAGAAAACATGCTACTCACCAATGA
- the LOC125955945 gene encoding protein farnesyltransferase/geranylgeranyltransferase type-1 subunit alpha codes for MADGNSSDEDFSDDWVLYSHRPGWADIEPLPQDDGENPVVMIQYSEKFNDVFGYLRAIISRQEKSERALELTKDAAKLNAANYTVWQYRRDILKDLNADLYEELSYIGKVIAENPKNYQVWHHRRVIVEWLDDPSSELTLTESILDMDAKNYHAWQHRQWVIKKYNLFDDELQYVDRLISEDMRNNSAWNERFFVLKHGGFTPEVLEREINYVMTRVGLIKNNESPWNFLRGLLQQGTGKLTQFPSVIDFCEDLYNDGIRSPYLLAFLVDLYEERYFEVLRTTGGNVDEAEEYRVKVQDLCESMANQHDKIRCKYWRYIAENFRRKAEAHINADGGRNGV; via the exons ATGGCCGACGGTAATAGTTCCGACGAGGATTTCTCGGACGACTGGGTGCTCTACTCACATCGACCGGGATGGGCCGACATCGAACCGCTTCCGCAGGATGATGGCGAGAATCCGGTCGTGATGATTCAATACAGTGAAAAGT TCAACGACGTGTTTGGGTACCTACGGGCCATCATTTCCCGGCAGGAAAAATCCGAACGTGCCCTAGAGCTCACGAAGGATGCAGCGAAGTTGAACGCGGCCAACTACACCGTATGGCAGTACCGGAGGGACATACTGAAGGATCTTAATGCCGATCTGTACGAGGAGCTGTCCTACATTGGCAAGGTCATTGCGGAGAACCCGAAAAACTACCAGGTGTGGCATCATCGGCGCGTGATCGTCGAGTGGCTGGACGATCCGTCGAGCGAGCTGACCTTGACCGAAAGCATACTAGATATGGACGCGAAGAACTATCACGCCTGGCAGCATCGGCAGTGGGTCATAAAGAAGTACAA TCTATTCGACGATGAGCTGCAGTACGTGGACCGGTTGATCTCGGAAGATATGCGCAACAACTCGGCCTGGAATGAGCGGTTCTTCGTGCTGAAGCACGGTGGCTTCACACCGGAGGTGCTGGAACGCGAGATCAACTACGTGATGACGCGCGTTGGGTTGATCAAGAACAATGAAAGTCCTTGGAACTTTTTGCGCGGACTGTTGCAGCAGGGCACCGGCAAGTTGACGCAGTTTCCGAGCGTGATCGATTTCTGCGAGGATCTTTACAATGACGGCATCCGATCGCCGTATTTGCTGGCCTTTCTGGTCGACCTGTACGAGGAGCGGTACTTCGAGGTGTTGAGAACCACGGGTGGAAACGTTGATGAAGCCGAAGAGTACCGCGTGAAGGTACAGGATCTGTGCGAATCGATGGCCAATCAGCACGACAAGATTCGCTGCAAATACTGGCGCTACATTGCGGAAAACTTCCGGCGGAAAGCGGAAGCCCATATCAACGCAGACGGTGGCCGTAACGGTGTATGA